The following coding sequences lie in one Mycoplasma crocodyli MP145 genomic window:
- a CDS encoding CTP synthase has translation MKTKFIFVTGGTISGLGKGVTAASLGNLLKANDYSVFVLKLDPYLNIDPGVMSPNEHGEVYVTEDGGETDLDLGHYERFIGVRLNKTSNFTSGKIYQRILNKERNGDYEGKTVQVVPHVIDEIISIILDSAKATKPDFMIVEIGGTVGDIESNPFIYALAKFFNLYRKNSMMFYVTFVPYLAATKEFKSKPTQVSINTLRTFGLNPDILLLRSQGELPKNMISKISSTTFVDQNKIISVPDQTNIYKIPLFLLEQNILSNIFNHFNLKESSNFHNNLQPWKNFINKIEQHKKALIKLALIGKYTELEDAYLSIIESLKISSAHNEVSLKFDLINAENINQKTCATVINGYDGVLILPGFGARGFESKIMVSNFTRENKIPTLGICLGFQAMVVNQARLVGITNANSAEFMRSKNDGVAVLDILEGKDKSKNLGGTLRLGSSDTKLLKDSIVHNIYKNEIVSERHRHRYEVSKKYVKLIQDNNFIFSGFSLKEELAETCELKNHPFYVGVQYHPEFNTTILNSHKLFDAFMRKVIENKK, from the coding sequence ATGAAGACAAAATTTATATTTGTAACTGGTGGAACTATATCAGGATTAGGAAAAGGAGTTACAGCAGCAAGTTTAGGTAATCTATTAAAAGCCAATGATTATAGTGTATTTGTTTTAAAACTTGATCCTTATCTCAATATAGACCCGGGTGTTATGTCGCCAAACGAACATGGTGAAGTTTACGTAACTGAAGACGGTGGAGAAACCGATCTAGATCTAGGACATTATGAAAGATTTATAGGGGTTAGACTTAACAAAACAAGTAATTTTACATCAGGGAAAATTTACCAAAGAATCTTAAACAAAGAAAGAAATGGAGATTATGAAGGAAAAACAGTTCAAGTAGTTCCTCATGTGATTGATGAAATTATTTCAATTATTTTAGATAGCGCTAAAGCCACAAAACCAGATTTTATGATTGTTGAAATAGGTGGAACAGTTGGTGATATTGAATCAAACCCATTTATATATGCACTTGCAAAGTTTTTTAATTTATATAGAAAAAACTCAATGATGTTCTATGTTACTTTTGTTCCTTACTTAGCAGCAACAAAAGAATTTAAGTCTAAACCTACTCAAGTTTCTATAAATACACTTAGAACCTTTGGGCTAAATCCTGATATTTTACTCTTAAGAAGTCAAGGCGAATTACCCAAAAATATGATTTCAAAAATATCATCAACGACATTTGTTGATCAAAATAAAATTATTTCAGTACCTGATCAAACTAATATTTACAAGATACCTTTATTTTTATTAGAGCAAAATATTTTGAGCAATATTTTTAACCATTTCAATTTAAAAGAATCAAGTAATTTTCATAATAATTTACAACCTTGAAAAAACTTTATTAACAAAATTGAACAACATAAAAAAGCATTGATTAAACTTGCTTTAATTGGTAAATATACAGAACTTGAAGATGCATATCTATCGATTATCGAATCGCTAAAAATATCTTCAGCGCATAATGAAGTGAGTTTAAAATTCGATCTAATCAATGCAGAAAATATTAACCAAAAAACCTGTGCAACAGTGATAAATGGTTATGATGGAGTTTTGATTTTACCTGGTTTTGGAGCAAGAGGTTTTGAGTCAAAAATAATGGTTTCTAACTTTACAAGAGAAAATAAAATTCCTACATTAGGAATATGTTTAGGATTTCAAGCTATGGTTGTTAACCAAGCTAGATTAGTGGGAATAACCAATGCAAATAGTGCTGAATTTATGAGATCAAAAAACGATGGAGTTGCTGTTTTAGATATACTCGAAGGTAAGGATAAATCTAAAAATTTAGGAGGCACTTTAAGATTAGGTTCAAGTGATACAAAACTCTTAAAAGATTCTATTGTTCACAATATTTACAAAAATGAAATAGTTTCAGAAAGACATAGACATAGATATGAAGTTTCTAAAAAATATGTAAAACTTATTCAAGATAATAATTTTATATTTTCTGGTTTTAGTTTAAAGGAAGAACTTGCCGAAACATGTGAATTGAAAAATCACCCATTTTATGTTGGTGTTCAATACCATCCAGAATTTAA